The Alkalihalophilus pseudofirmus nucleotide sequence TGAGATGGCGTTTAAAATTGCTGCATCTATGGCACTTAAAAACGCTAAAACTAAGTGTAAGCCAGTATTACTTGAGCCATTAATGAAAGTTGAAGTTGTTATTCCTGAAGAGTACATGGGTGATGTAATGGGTGACGTTACAGCACGTCGTGGACGCGTTGAGGGTATGGAAGCACGCGGTAACGCACAAACAGTTAAAGCGTTCGTTCCACTAGCTGAAATGTTCGGGTATGCAACATCATTACGTTCACGTACTCAAGGACGCGGAACGTACTCAATGTTCTTTGACCACTACGAAGAAGTTCCTAAGAGCGTAGCGGAAGAGATCATTAAAAAGCAAAACGGTCAGTAATAACGTTTTGTAATTGTTTCATACAACGTTTTGTTGTAAGCTAAGAAAGGTGATATTCGTATGGATATGGCACCTTTCTTATTCATAAAAAAACTTACTATTGTTTATTTAAGGGAGGAAATTAATCATGGGTAAAGAAAAATTCGACCGCTCGAAAACGCATGCCAATATCGGTACTATTGGACACGTTGACCATGGTAAAACAACTTTAACAGCTGCAATCACAACTGTACTTGCTAAGCGTTCTGGTAAAGGTGCTGCAATGGCGTATGACGCTATCGATGGTGCTCCAGAAGAGCGTGAGCGCGGTATCACAATCTCAACTGCACACGTTGAGTACGAAACTGATAACCGTCACTATGCACACGTTGACTGCCCAGGACATGCTGACTATGTTAAAAACATGATCACTGGTGCTGCACAAATGGACGGCGGTATCTTAGTAGTATCTGCTGCTGATGGCCCAATGCCGCAAACTCGTGAGCACATCCTTCTTTCTCGTCAAGTAGGTGTACCTTACCTTGTTGTATTCTTAAACAAATGTGACATGGTAGATGACGAAGAGCTACTTGAATTAGTAGAAATGGAAGTACGTGACCTTCTTTCTGAGTATGACTTCCCTGGTGACGATGTACCTGTTATCCAAGGTTCTGCTCTTAAAGCACTTGAAGGTGACGAAGCATACGAAGAAAAAATTATCGAACTTATGGCTGCTGTAGATGATTACATCCCTACTCCAGAGCGCGATAAAGAAAAGCCATTCATGATGCCAGTTGAGGATGTATTCTCAATCACTGGTCGTGGTACGGTTGCTACTGGTCGTGTAGAGCGTGGACAACTTAATGTTGGTGACGTAATTGACATCATCGGTTTAGCAGAAGAGCCATCTTCTACTACTTGTACAGGAGTAGAAATGTTCCGCAAGCTTCTTGACTATGCTGAAGCTGGTGACAACATTGGTGCACTTCTTCGTGGGGTTTCACGTGACCAAGTTCAACGTGGACAAGTACTTGCTAAGCCAGGTAGTATTACTCCACACACAAACTTCAAAGCTGAAGTTTATGTTCTTTCAAAAGAAGAGGGTGGACGTCACACTCCATTCTTCTCAAACTACCGTCCTCAGTTCTACTTCCGTACAACTGATGTAACTGGAATCATCAACCTTCCAGAAGGTGTTGAGATGGTAATGCCTGGTGACAACATCGAAATGACTGTTGAACTAATTTCACCAATCGCAATCGAAGAAGGTACTAAGTTCTCTATCCGTGAGGGTGGACGTACTGTAGGTGCTGGTGTCGTAGCTACAATCACTAAGTAATTATATTACTTTCTGATAGAAAGCATCTTGGTCTTCCAAGGTGCTTTCTTTTTTTATGCAATTAATTTCGATAAAACCTTGCAATTATTCATAGGTGTCGTTATAATAGTAGGAGTGTGCCCAACATAAAAACTTTTACTTGATTTAGGTCATGTACCTATGTATAATGTTGAATGTTGGTCATTGGCAGCGATGATGTGGAAGGTTGCTGATACACCCGGCCCCTTTGCCATGGCAGGGTGTAGGAAATTTTCACGGAGTATGTCTGTTTATAAAATGGACGATAAAGGAGGGGCTATAATGGCAAAGCAAAAGATTCGTATTCGTTTAAAGGCGTATGATCATCGTGTTCTTGATCAATCAGCAGAGAAGATTGTAGACACTGCAAAGCGTTCAGGTGCTAATGTATCTGGTCCGATTCCACTTCCAACTGAGAAGTCGGTTTACACAGTTCTTCGTGCGGTTCACAAGTACAAAGATTCTCGTGAGCAATTCGAGATGCGTACGCACAAACGTTTGATTGATATCGTGAATCCAACTCCACAAACTGTGGATGCTCTTATGCGTTTGGATTTACCGTCTGGCGTAGACATCGAAATCAAACTATAAATCTGTATGATCAATTAGTGAATATAGACTTTTATATGTAAGTATATAAAAATGGCAAACAAAAAATTCGAGTTATATTAGGAGGTGTAACGGATGACCAAAGGAATCTTAGGTAGAAAAATCGGTATGACACAAGTGTTTGCTGAAAATGGTGAAGTCATCCCAGTAACAGTTATCGAAGCTGAGCCAAACGTGGTTCTTCAAAAGAAAACTGTTGAGTCTGATGGATACGAAGCAATCCAAATCGGATTTGCTGACCAAAAGAAATCAAATACTAACAAGCCTCAAGAAGGACATGCTGCAAAAGCTAACACAGCTCCTAAGCGCTTCATGAAGGAAATCCGTAACTTCGACGCTTCTCTTGAAGTGGGTAACGAAGTTAAAGTTGACACATTTACAGCTGGAGACGTAGTAGACGTAACAGGAACATCTAAGGGGAAAGGTTTCCAAGGTGCTATCAAGCGTCATAACCAATCTCGCGGACCGATGTCTCATGGTTCACGTTACCACCGTCGCCCAGGTTCAATGGGTCCTGTAGCTCCAAACCGTGTATTCAAAGGTAAACTATTACCTGGACGTATGGGTGGAGAAACAGTAACAGTACAAAACCTTGAAATCGTAAAAGTTGATACAGACCGTAATCTTCTATTAGTTAAAGGTAACGTACCTGGCGCTAAAAAGAGCTACGTATCTGTACAAAGTGCGGTTAAAGCAAAATAAAGATTGAAAGAAAGGAGGAC carries:
- the rplC gene encoding 50S ribosomal protein L3; translated protein: MTKGILGRKIGMTQVFAENGEVIPVTVIEAEPNVVLQKKTVESDGYEAIQIGFADQKKSNTNKPQEGHAAKANTAPKRFMKEIRNFDASLEVGNEVKVDTFTAGDVVDVTGTSKGKGFQGAIKRHNQSRGPMSHGSRYHRRPGSMGPVAPNRVFKGKLLPGRMGGETVTVQNLEIVKVDTDRNLLLVKGNVPGAKKSYVSVQSAVKAK
- the rpsJ gene encoding 30S ribosomal protein S10, producing MAKQKIRIRLKAYDHRVLDQSAEKIVDTAKRSGANVSGPIPLPTEKSVYTVLRAVHKYKDSREQFEMRTHKRLIDIVNPTPQTVDALMRLDLPSGVDIEIKL
- the tuf gene encoding elongation factor Tu; this translates as MGKEKFDRSKTHANIGTIGHVDHGKTTLTAAITTVLAKRSGKGAAMAYDAIDGAPEERERGITISTAHVEYETDNRHYAHVDCPGHADYVKNMITGAAQMDGGILVVSAADGPMPQTREHILLSRQVGVPYLVVFLNKCDMVDDEELLELVEMEVRDLLSEYDFPGDDVPVIQGSALKALEGDEAYEEKIIELMAAVDDYIPTPERDKEKPFMMPVEDVFSITGRGTVATGRVERGQLNVGDVIDIIGLAEEPSSTTCTGVEMFRKLLDYAEAGDNIGALLRGVSRDQVQRGQVLAKPGSITPHTNFKAEVYVLSKEEGGRHTPFFSNYRPQFYFRTTDVTGIINLPEGVEMVMPGDNIEMTVELISPIAIEEGTKFSIREGGRTVGAGVVATITK